Within Salarias fasciatus chromosome 15, fSalaFa1.1, whole genome shotgun sequence, the genomic segment TTGAATGGAAACACATCTATGAGGCCACAAAGTCAACCAGATGAAAGCCAGTTGGCAGGTGATGAGAAAGAGGACCATGTTCCAAGAAATTTGCCAAATGGTTGTATCATAGACCAAGAAATGGACCCAGAGCTCAAAATGTGGAAATTGCGTGCCAACCGTGTGAGACAAATCCTCCCATTTGTGAAAAGGATGTCCGTTCAGATCTTCAGGTGTAAACGTGTCACTGTGGAGTTTGATGTTGGCTTTCAACCTAAAAGAAACTTGAGTCCTGATCATTTGACCAACTATGCACTTTTTTGCATTGCTCTGTTTGCCCTTGAGATGAATGCATCCCAAGAAGAATTCATGATGGAGATTCTTAAAAATAACTTTGACTTACACCTCAAGACCAAAGACAGTGAGACATTCTTTGCTCGTGAAGTCATAAAACAAGTAAGAGAGCTTGTTAACTGTGGGGAAGCAGCTAAAGACTTAGAACAGGTGTTTCGACTTCCAGGCTTTGTGTCATTCAGTGATTTGATCCATCAGACCAGCAGCAGTATTGAATCTGAACCACACCCCACATCAAGCACAGAAGAATGTGATGTTTCTTCGATGGCTACTCCAAGTTTGTCTGCTGAAAATGAACTGAGCACGGCGACTGAAACTTCTCAGAACAATGTGCATCTTTACCCATTCTGCAACGACATTGGTTTGAAGCTCACTGTGTGTGGCTGTcaaccaaacaaaaagcttGACGTCAACAAACTAACCAAAGGAGCAATGATTGAAGTTTTGACTTTTGCAGAAAAATTGTGCGGAAGCTACGAGCAGATTTGTGTTGATGTCCTGAGGCACAACTTTGATCTGGATTTGCAAGATGCAGATTCAGATCTGGCGAGAAAGATTCTTGAACAGGTTCCTCTTGTGATTGCACAAATAAATCttgagaacattttcaaaaaattaacATCCCAAATAAAATTTCACCCAATTGACATAAACTGCCAGAACAGTCCAAGTTCAGAATCATGCAGTACTGGCTCCATCAAAGCAAAAGTTGACCACAGTATGAGCATCCACTGTGACATTAAAGTGCAAAATGACCCAGATTTACTGCTGTGGAGACTACGAGCAAATCGTATTCAGGAGATACTCTCTGTGCCTCATGGACAACAATGCCCATTTTACCCATACAAGAGATGTGTGAAATCAGGCATCGACTTTAATGTAGGATCTGGACTGAAACGTAATCTTGATCCAAAGCTGTTGACCAATGGTATCATGAGTGAACTTTGTACTTTCTCTGAGGCACTGCTGTCATCTGCAAAGCATTTCATGACAGAAATATGGGAGTACAATTTTCATCTAAATTTTAAGGGTGAGTTGCACCGCAGTGCCTTCATCCAAGGATTGATTGTTCGtaaaagaaatgttgaaaagatGTGGTCAAATCATAAAATGACAACACTTTACAAGTTGCCTGACCCAGAGAATTTTGGAGAAAAAGCTCCATATTGCCGCAAATGTTACAGAGATCGACAAGACGATCCTGGTTACCTCAGATGTCGCAGTCCACATGTCAAGACTCACCAAGCCACTGCTGATGCTAGCTGCTCAGAACGTCAACCTTATGAGGCTCCAATCGCTACTTTCCCAGCCACCAAGATTCTCATGAAGCGATGTTGTTGCTGTGAGGCTGTAGGACTCAGTCTGTGTGTGGACAGAAATTACCCAAGAAGCAAACTGGACCATCATGTACTGACTAAGACAGTTCAGTTGGAGATTGAACTATTTGTCAGAAGactgtgtggaaaaaaattcCGGATAGTTCGTGACATCCTTGAACACAACTTCAGATTGTACACGCATGATCAGTTTCTGACTTTGGTCGGGCAGTTGAGCAGAAAACGACCAGATGCTGGAGAACCCTCGTGGTTCGATGAAGTGTTCCGCTTAGAGTTACTTCCTCCTAAAGAAAATGACCCAAAGAACGAAGTGTCTGTTGAGCAGCAAAATGAAAGGAAGGAAGCGCTCAAAAGGAGACAACTGGATATGGTAGCAAAGAAGGAACAACAGAAAGAACCAGTTGTAAAAACACCAAATCGGAGGgcaaataaaaacatggatccCTATCCCGTTTGCCGTGAGATTGGTCTGGACTTAGAAGTGTCATCACAGTCCagagtaaaagaaaaactggaccTGTCACTTCTGACaacatctgttgtgtttgaaaTACACAAGTTTGTATCAAAGCAGTTAAGACAGTCTTATCCCAACACTTTGTACAACATTTTAAACTACAATTTCGACATAAGCTCTCAACATCACAGAAGTTGGAAATTTTCTGTAGACACTGCATCCAAGTTCTTCAACTTAGTCAATAAAGGTAGAAACAAAGTTGTGGAGGAAGTCTTCAAGTtgccttttgtgttttccaaGAGGTCAAGGAAGTCAGCTGTGCAAGGTCAACCAAGTACTGATGGTGAGGGACCATCATATTCTGAGAGAATCAGTCTAATGCAGCATGGCCTCCTGGGTACTGACTGGTCCTACGAATATGTAGACATTAAAGAGGAGATGGATGATCCACCAAGCTCTAGATCAGAAATGGACCCTGAAGAAAATTACCCGTCTTGGGATGATGCCAGTGGCTGTTTGGACAATACACGTGGTGAAGATTTAGTCACAGTTAAAACTGAAGAGTTCAGTGGAAATATGTACCTGACAGAATGTCCATCTGGAAATGTTGATGTCAAAGAGGAGCCACAAATGGAAAGTGTCCAGGATTATGCCCTGTCTGCACCACAAGTGTCTGATACACACCAGAATATGCCATTTTACCATTCAGAGCAGTGTGTGATGGAAACAGAATACAGCACTGTTGTGAAGTGTGAACCTCTGCAATACTCTGTGGTGATAatcaaagaggaggagcaggagcatgTGCCAGGTGAATGATACTGTTGTGGGTCAATGCAACGTCAAGTATTCATGTAAAAAGTTTCCACAGCCAGCAGGTATGAAAATGTATGAACAGCAGAGTCAACTGGCTGAAATTTCTGTAATCTTTGTAAGATTTTGTTTGATtgagaaaaacatgttgaagtaTTGAATATTGAATACTCTGTTATCATTATCTTTAGTGGTTAAAAGATGGATGTTTGAGACTTCACAGCAGTCGGGATCATTTTGAACAGCTGTGCCAGTTATTTAAATGGAGGTACCACTGTACAGAGTTCTGTTCattcttgtatttttctttattttgaatttgttgAGTTTGTAATGTTACTGTCACTGTTGGTTTCAACATATGTTCTGTTTTCTTAAAGTGTGTCTGTTCTTCCCGATTGTTTGTATacctttatttgaatttttcatAATGATGGCTCTGTTCCTTGAATGATGCAAGCATTTGTTTCTATTGTATGTATTGTATAAAATTCTGAAAAGAgctttctttcctttgtttttatttgtgattttggGTCAGTGTGAAGGTTATTGTGAATATTTAAGATATTTGCATGATGCTTATCACGAAGTACACTTAACATGTTTGAAGGTTTTGTGGACAATAACTTCAAATTCCAAGCTTTAAGCAcgtcttcaggtcacaaatagtggGATTTGTGATTGTTTGCTTTACAATTTGAAATGATATTTAATGTTCTTGTTTTTGCCTCAGAAATTTTAGGTGAACTTTACCTCTGGGGAGCTTTTGAAATTGTCATGTTGAGCTGTACTGCTGCAAATACCCAAATCAGGGTGTATCTGTTCATAGTAAATGTAATATCTCAATCAGACTGTTGGTGGTGCTGCATACCAGGATCCTGCTCATTGTATTTGGGGTCTTTCACAGACCCACAAGCTCCTTGTAATCACACATCTCAGAGAAATCTGCCCATCGGGGTTCGGCTGAAAATGAGAATTCATTGAAGATTTGGAGGCTTGCATGCTTCCATTTCAGAAAATTCTGTGCAACTTAAGTCCCTCCACATGCTCCACTAGACTAGAGTAGTTTCCATGTGTCACGTGAGCATGGTTTATAAGACAGTGATTGAGAAATATTTCCATCTACAATACCATCCATCAGTTTTGCATATGTGTTTCTATCAAAAAGAAATTTCAACAGCATATGTTTTCCCTGGAGGAGGAAGCTTTGcctggaggaaaataaaaatcccattctCTTTTCTCAGAGacattttgttgtatttcaactcagtgtgttttgacaATTCCTTAAATAATTTGGAGTTATTTAGCTTGCTgagtgatgttttgttttaggTTTGTCGGTCTTTGAGCAAGCTTCATTTATTAGGCTAAAACAACTGtttaaaaatacaaatcaaGAACACACTCACAAATTGTGAAACCTCACCggaaggttttattttgaaggggcgTGACGGTAAACCGGAAACGGGGTGTGTAAATCTGTGCGTCGTGCGTGTGGACGACGAGACGCCCATTTCCAGCGGTGGAGACCCGCCTCGGCTGCCGGATCGGTTCCTCCCTCTGAACGAGCCCCATTGTCAGCCTGGATGTCGACCATCACTGTTCTGCCGCAACAGGTAAACGAGCACAGATCGACATCAAGTGTTTAACTGCAGGACAGAACACGTTTCGCACGGCGTGAACGCGCGCCGCGCGCGCCTGCTATCACCTGTTCCTAAAGGTAGGTAGAGTGTTCTGCATGATTAGAAAGCGTTTGACAGAGGAGAGATGGGAGCGTATTTATGCGATATTCtcgtattttttttattattatttctttcatGTATGTGGATTTAGTGAAGCCGTATTTCAGTGGTCGTTATTGTCTGAGTATAAATAGACATTTCTCCTTCTGGCATTCTCCGTTATCGTCTGTCGGTCTTATCCTGAGAGGCTTATACCCGATAAATTCAGCCTTTTTGCCAAGAAGAATTATAAACTCCTTTTTGCCATTTGAAACTCTTTTACTTTtcgctttcatttttttttatatatatatatttttcgtGAATAGCCACTGTCATTTCCTCGTTTGTAATACTGTCTATCATACAGTGTGATTTTTGCTCTAGACTTGAACTTGagcttcttttttctcccccttctttatttcagacacattGCAACAGATTGAAATAAGCTATGGCTTAGTATTTATGAGAAAATGTCTAACTTCTCCATAGTCACTCTGTTGACCGAACTGAATCATAAAGAGACAGTGTTCACTGGAAATGAAAATTTTCCACTTTACCATCAAACATATTGACAATTCAGTCCAATGATATCACTGTCTTTATTAAGAAAATTATAAGTCTCTGGTATTTCTTAAATGTGATGAATATTTCTGCAAATACCCTCAAAGAATGTaaattgttttcattattttgtacTGAAAGGTGAATTAAAGTTCCACCTGTTTATTCAGTCAAGCATGGAAACCATTATCCCAGCATGCCCTCTTGGTCAAAGCCTATCAGGTGTGTTTGTTATCGCGAATGTTCCCAAGCAGCTAGATATGCAATGCCTTATCAGTTACATAAAGTGACATTTGTGCTGCTTTTTGTCATTGCTTACAAAGACTTGAgcagtgtgtatgtatgtgtgctTGACACTTGTGAAAAATTCGATAAAGTTAGATTAATTATACaaatggctgtgtgtgtgtgtgtggctgtgtgtgtatgtgtgtgttttattggttaaaacagaaagagaaggcTGTCTTTGTTGAAGTGGCAAAGTCCATTTGCATTGGACTTCCTTTGGCATCTGTGCCCATTCCAGTTATTGTCTCATACACACCTGCCACGACACAAAGTATCACGTAACATACACACTTGTATACACACACTTGTACCGATGACAGTAAAACCTTTCAGGATATTTGCCATattgcagctgaagcagcaacACTGCAAACATTGTATTGAGGTCAATTTGATCTTCTGCTTCAAGTCCAGCTAAAAAAAATCTCGTGCCAAAAGTATGTTGGCAAGAAGCTGAGGGAGAACGCACAATGCTGAGTGTGTGCTTCTAAGTTATGGGGGTGGGGCATCAGCAGGAGATGAATTAGAATGGCTTCTTTTGCTGTAAATCCCCCGGATTTTCACCTGTGGCACAACAGAGGAAGGTGTGTGTCATTATATCGGTGCGTCTCTCTGCTCGTGGGGCTAGAAAACGCCGGCGTGCTCACACAGAACGCacgcttgcacacacacacacacaggcctcttTCTTCTTCAGGATAAGCAAAGCTTCCTGGGCTGTGTCATGGAGAACAGGGTGCCCCTCTGTGTGAGGGGAGTGTGGCGGGCACAGCCGCGCACTCAGCCCGGCACATTGGTATGCACATCCAACGGGTCCAGTGCGGCGCGCACAGGTGTCAATCAGCATGCTGAGCAGTCAGAGGTCCTTTGGTTTgttctcttcctctgtgaaAGTGTTATTCCTGTGTATTGACAGCGCCAACCACGACAACTCTGTGCCGCCCTCAGATGATGAAATTCAATTAAAGCTATGTTATTAAGAGGTTGTTTTAGGCTTTCAAGCGGTGTTCATGAATCACAAGTCAGTTGAGTACAGTGCGTGTTGGTGTAGAGGGTGTTCTCTGTTGATTTAGCATTGTTGTTTTTATCCGGGATGTGTCCTGTTTGAACAGTGGAAGCTTTCTAGCATAGCCAGTACAGCGATACTATCTTCTATTTGgaagtatacacacacacacacacacatacacacctcaggggagaaaaatgtttgtgtatgaGGGGAGATGAGAGACTCCTAAATACCCTCATACAAAGTGTTTACATAAATACACATGTGTACACCCATAAGGCTCGGGGTGGCAATAAACCTAGAAGGGAACTTTAAATAGTGTTTATAGTCGAgacatttgtgtgtgagtgaatctTTTCCTGATCTGCACAGCCCCGATCAGTCAAAACTGGGTCTGACATTTCATTACAAATTGATTTATGAACACAGTTTCATTTTACTCTTTTAGATTTAATAGCTTGTCTTTTGGGGATTTAACTGTAAAGGTTCCCTCGGCGGGAAAGACACTCGGCCTTCAAGTGCTGCGATTATTCTTTCCTATTTAAAGTccaaaaaaacattgtcctcAACTCCAGGTGGTGCCATTACTGTGCCTCCTGAATCCATAAAGTAATGTGGAAACTCCGCTCGCTTGTTGCTTAATAGGTGTTTTAATGGTTGAAGATCTTTCAAAAAGGTAAAGTGCTACAGTGGGCTGCATAAAAACTTTTAACTTTCAATCAGAAAGCTGTAAGATGGGGGACTGAAGTCTTCCCAGGCTCATTCAGAAATCCAGAGCCAAGTCATTGTGGTCAGTTGCTGCTgtaacaaaaagaaatgttggTAAATGGTAGTTTCAGCTGTATTCACCAGCAAACACATGCTGAAACACGAGAAGTGACACACTGGGTCCTGTGTCTGTCTAAATGGAGTTATCTCTGAATGATCAGCTTTGGACATGAAGAGAACGATATTTCCCTTTGTGTCTACTGTTACTGTAAATTGTGAATGTTTCATTTGTGGATAGTTGTTCCTCACAGGAAGAACATCCCTGGCTCGAGTCTGGAcatcttcattattttttgaTATAGCAAAGATCAACAActaatcattattattagaaaTAGTAATGCAGCTAAACTGGGCCTTATTGGGCCTTAtgacgcctttttttttttccaaagggGTGTCCCCAGATCTCGTTCTTGTTTACCAAGCAGTACATTCCTGCATTTGTGAATGGTTTAATGCTCGTGTTTGAACACAGCCATCAACACAGGCACCTGGAGCATGTGCGCAAGGTGTATGCCACCGTGCGCGCTTCATTGCTCTTAAGTAATTGGCAGCGCCGGCATGTGCAGAGAATGATTTATACTGCAGCGCTACCACAGTCTCCCCTCCAGGAATTCATCGAAAAACAGGGAAGCGAATGATGGAGCAACAGTGGAATGAGAGTAGaaggagcagagcggctgaagGAAAACGTGTGGGAGTTCTACAAGGATTGTAGCATGTTTGATCGTAGGATGAATAAGAAATGCTGCATTTGAAATGGAAACGTTGGGGGCAAAGAGTGAGGCAAGGAGAATGGTGTGAAGGAGTGATTTGTGGGAAGCGGAGAGGAGATTGCCTGGGCCTCCGGCGAGAGTCACAGCTGATGAGGACAAaccttgagagagagagagatgtgacaCAAGTGGATATAAGGAGGACGGGTCTAAGTAACGGGAGTGACAAGGTCTGAAGAACAAGATGGAAAGAGTCATGAAAATAATAGAAAGAGAAACTGTATAAGCAGGAGACCGAGCTTCTGATGAGAGAGGGCAGAAAACTGGAAACTGATTCAGGAGCATCAAGCTGAACTGATCTATCGATCTATCTGTCTGAAAGAGGAAAATACtgacaagcttttttttaaccaggaaaataaagcatcttttttACGAGGGTGACCTAAGATTTGTGCCGGACTGATTCGAGCAGCCATCTGTTAGCTGCCAGCACTCACTGATAAATGCTGCGTCCCTCTAATCCACACCTAAAACTGTCCATCCCCTCCTCTTCCCTACTGCTCCGTATTTGCATTGTAAGTATCTGTTTCGTTCCCTCTGTGCTCCTcagcccctccacccctccttcTGTCCCTCCCTCATTCTGTCGTCCCTCTCTCTGGTAGCCATTCATTGTGACTTCCTTGCgttgataaaaatgaaatgagttttttttttttttttttttttcccctcctcctctctcagggCTCTTACCTGCATCTATATTCTCGTCCTCATTAAGGCGCGCTTACATTTCTCACTGATATTTACTGCTTCGTGTcgtgacacacactcacactcacgtctctctctctctctctctctctctcgctctctctctctctctgcagatgtCTGAGAGCGAGCCAGCTGAGTAGAGGACTTCCCTCTCTGCCCGtgctctccacctgcagccatgaatGGTAAGAACACTTCGTTTTTGTCCTCTCCATCGCCTGTGCGCTGTGCACGTGATGCCGTCTGTCAGCGGGATGCGAGCGTGTGCCTTTGCTGACGCAGCTATCAGGGCTgaaattgaaatgaataaagaaaaaagcaattaaaggttaaaacaAAAGGAGTGGAGACTCCTGAGAAGCTGTTGTTTCCTGCACCTCCTTTAAAGTTGAACCTTTCCCTCTGGCTGCCTTCCTCTTTTGACTGAACACACTTGTTCCAGTCCATTTCAGCTCCGTCACCGTTGTGTGTGACTGCTTATGCCATTTGTAAGGTGGGAGCTCATGTTAATGGGATATTGATTTGCCATCAGAGAGAGATTAGACTTTGACTGAACCCATCTCTGTTCGCATTTTTCCCAAAGAAATTGGGGTGAACTGTTATCTGATGACTGTATTAATTCATTCAGGGGGAAAATAAGCCTTTAGAAatatgaaatgattgtgttttggGTCAAATTTAAGCAAATCCTGAGTTGAGATACTTTGTAGGAAAATAATTGATGTTattcaaatttgaaaaactTAAACCCCTAAGCGCTCAGGTTCTGCTCATTCATGATAAGGTCTCTTGAAAAGAGAGAAACTGATCAAAATCACACATACTTTTCACGTATTTGATCACTTTCAGCCACAGAAGCACAGCTTGGTGTTCAGTCCCACAGACAGATAGAGAggctgtgttttgttgtggcgattgtctgtttctttgttgtgctcTGGAAGGTGCAGCAGTTTGGTTGTCCTACTTGGACTGCGCTGCGCGTGAGGTAATCCCCTCGTCTCCGTCCTTTGATTGTCTCAAGCCCTCTGTGGAAAGTGTGCTTTAGTGAGTCGGATGCGTCCCGTCGCACTCGCAGCTTTAATCCCATTCAGTGGAGGAATAATGAGACATTATCATCGGTGTGCGAGGATCCACTTCATGACTCCTCATTGGAAAGGAGGCGCAGCTGTTTGCTTCTGGAGTCTCGTTCACACAAAGAATCTGCAATAAAGCCTTTCAAAGTCATTGGTCTATGCATTTTCAAAGCACGTGGCAACAGTCTTTAGGAGAAGGAGCGTACAGGTGGGTGTGTGCGCCCCGAAGACGCTGCATGCTATTGATCCACTGGAGCGATCTGAAGCTTCCGCTTGT encodes:
- the LOC115401856 gene encoding uncharacterized protein LOC115401856 isoform X2, encoding MSALAPMSTFPATEVITKQYHCSKKAGLSLCVDNAHPKVKLDKYALTCGVVQDVYSFSKKLCGTKLRIVNDILQHNFDLDHQSHVKNIAIHFVSRLNSYSGEPHWFNEVFDMKPKPREFQWKKTPPVLSSERRESSQRRKQDMQQAKELIVQRQQAEQMEENISSHRSDLSTSQSGEDYMCPVEEDSDSENDVDDNQCVSQARWDFSSGAQMNDVDKHHLTTSNAASTLNGNTSMRPQSQPDESQLAGDEKEDHVPRNLPNGCIIDQEMDPELKMWKLRANRVRQILPFVKRMSVQIFRCKRVTVEFDVGFQPKRNLSPDHLTNYALFCIALFALEMNASQEEFMMEILKNNFDLHLKTKDSETFFAREVIKQVRELVNCGEAAKDLEQVFRLPGFVSFSDLIHQTSSSIESEPHPTSSTEECDVSSMATPSLSAENELSTATETSQNNVHLYPFCNDIGLKLTVCGCQPNKKLDVNKLTKGAMIEVLTFAEKLCGSYEQICVDVLRHNFDLDLQDADSDLARKILEQVPLVIAQINLENIFKKLTSQIKFHPIDINCQNSPSSESCSTGSIKAKVDHSMSIHCDIKVQNDPDLLLWRLRANRIQEILSVPHGQQCPFYPYKRCVKSGIDFNVGSGLKRNLDPKLLTNGIMSELCTFSEALLSSAKHFMTEIWEYNFHLNFKGELHRSAFIQGLIVRKRNVEKMWSNHKMTTLYKLPDPENFGEKAPYCRKCYRDRQDDPGYLRCRSPHVKTHQATADASCSERQPYEAPIATFPATKILMKRCCCCEAVGLSLCVDRNYPRSKLDHHVLTKTVQLEIELFVRRLCGKKFRIVRDILEHNFRLYTHDQFLTLVGQLSRKRPDAGEPSWFDEVFRLELLPPKENDPKNEVSVEQQNERKEALKRRQLDMVAKKEQQKEPVVKTPNRRANKNMDPYPVCREIGLDLEVSSQSRVKEKLDLSLLTTSVVFEIHKFVSKQLRQSYPNTLYNILNYNFDISSQHHRSWKFSVDTASKFFNLVNKGRNKVVEEVFKLPFVFSKRSRKSAVQGQPSTDGEGPSYSERISLMQHGLLGTDWSYEYVDIKEEMDDPPSSRSEMDPEENYPSWDDASGCLDNTRGEDLVTVKTEEFSGNMYLTECPSGNVDVKEEPQMESVQDYALSAPQVSDTHQNMPFYHSEQCVMETEYSTVVKCEPLQYSVVIIKEEEQEHVPGE